The Stigmatella aurantiaca DW4/3-1 genome contains the following window.
GCGCGATCTGTTCCGCGAGCGCACCATCCTGGGGCTGGAGAAGCGGCTCGCGGCATGAGCTCCCTTCCGTCCGGACTCGCTCCCCGAGCGGGTCTGTCCTTGCTGCTGGTGGGTGCGGTCGCGGTCGCGCTCGCCACCCACCGTCCCCCCGAGGCCCTGGGACAGGACGCCCCCCCGGACGTCTTCTCCGCGGCCCGCGCCCGTCAGCACCTCACCTGGCTCGCGCAGTCGCCCCGGCCGGTCGGCTCGACACGCTTGATCGAGGTGCGGCGGGAGCTGCTCTCCCTGCTGGCCGCGATGCGCGTCCCGGCCGAGGTACAGACCGCCGAGGTCCTGCGTCTCCAGGGCTCCGCCGGGACGGTGCTGGCCGCCACCGTGCACAACATCGTCGCGCACCTGCCGGGCACCGAGGGCCGCCACGCCGTGCTGGTGTCCGGACATTATGACTCGGTCCCCAGTGGCCCTGGCGCCGCGGACGATGGCTCGGCCGTCGCCTCCATGCTGGAGGCCCTGCGGGCCCTGCGCACGGGCCCTCCTTTGAAGCAGGACGTCATCTTCCTCTTCACGGACGCGGAGGAAGCAGGGCTGCTCGGCGCCGAGGGATTCCGGCAACACCCCCTGTTCTCCAAGGTGGTCCTCGCCCTCAACTTCGAGGCCCGGGGCACCCGGGGGCCCTCCCTCCTCTTCGAGACGACGGGGCCTCAGGGCTGGCTCATCCAACGCTTCCAGGAGACGGCGCCCCACCCCATGGGCAACTCCCTGGCGGGCGAGGTCTACCCCTACCTCGGAGCCGACACGGATCTGTCCATCTTCGGCCGCGCGGGCGTGGCGGGGATGAACTTCGCCTTCATCGAGGGGCTCATCCACTACCACACGTGGCTGGATTCACCGGAGCAGCTCGCGGATGGGAGCCTCCAGCACCACGGGGAGAACCTGCTCACCCTCACGCGGGCCCTGGCCGCGGGCGATGCTCCCCCGCGAGAGTCTCCAGGGCGCGTCTACTTCAATCCGGTGGGCGCATGGCTCGTCTCCTACCCCCGCGCGTGGGCCTTGCCCCTCTCCGTTCTGCTGCTCGTGCTCGAGGTGCTGGGCACGGTGGGCGGGGCGCGCGCGGGCCGGCTCCGGCTCCGGGGGCTGGCGCTCGCCGTGGCGGGCACGGTGTCCGGGGCCCTGGCCGCGGCGGTGCTCGTCACCCTGGCGTGGAACGTCACGCAGAACGCCACCGGCCTGGATGCCTTCGCCCAAGGCGACTCTCACTCCCCGGCGCCTTTCCAGGCGGGGCTCCTCGCCCTGGTGTTCGTCCCCTTCGCGCTGTTGCGCCGCTGGGGCCGCAACCGCATCCAGGACGAGGAGTGGGGACATGGCGCACGGTTGCCGTGGGCGGTGCTCGCCGTCGTCCTCACCGTGCTCTGCCCTGGGGCGAGCTACCTCTTCGCCTGGCCGCTCCTGCTGGCCTTGCTGATCCCGTACGCCCTGCGCCGCGGGGGGGACACCCCGTGGAAGGTGGGCCTGGTGCTCACCCTCGGGGGCGTTCCCTTGCTGCTGTTGATCACCTCCACCCTGTACCCGCTCTCCTCGGCGCTCGGGCTCTCACTCGCGGGGGTGAGCCTGCTGCTTGCCTCCCTTGTCCTCGGACTGCTCCACCCCGCCCTGGCCTGGCTGGTCCAGGGACGCTGGAACACCGTGGCGGTGGGGGCCTCGGCCGTGGGCGCCGTGTTCTTGCTCTCCGGCGCGGTGGCCGCAGGCCCCCGGGCGGATCGCCCCTGGCCCGAGAGCCTGGCCTACTGGCTGGACCGGGATGGGAAACGGGCCTTCTGGCTGGCCCACGAGGACACGCACGGCGCCTGGGCGGCCCAATTCCTGGGCGAAGCGCCTCCCGCCAAGCGCTTCGACGAGGCCATGCCCTGGCTGGAGACGGACGTGCTCTATCACGAGGCCTCCCTGCTCCCGCTGCCCTCCGCCCGCACCCGCCGCGTCGCGGACGACCGCGAGGGAGACGTGCGCACCCTCACCCTCCAGGTGGACAGTCCTCCAGGGACGGCGGTGCTCCGGTTCAACCTGCCTCCGCTGGAGTTCCTCGAGGTCCGGGTGGGCCAGACGCCCCTCCCCGAGGCCGTGCTCACCGCTGGACGCGCCGAGGGCGTCCGGATCGATTACTGGCAACCCCCTCGGGAAGGGCTCCCCCTGACCCTGAAGGTCCGCGGAGAGGCGCCCGTGCGCATGCGCTCCAGCACCATCTCCCTGAACATCCCCACCCTCACCGAATCCCAGCGGCGGCCGCCCTCCCTCATGGCGGCCCCCTTTGGATTCGGCTTCAGCGACGTCACGGTCATCACGCAGACGGAGGCGCTGTGAGCATCCCCTCAGGGCCTCTCCCCTCCCAGGGGCCATCCCTGGCCGAGGCCCCCGCTCCCCTGGTCCACGTCGCGGCCTCCCAGGTGCCGGTGTCGGTGCGAAACCTGGTCCGCACCTTTCCCGGCGAGCCCCCGCAGGTCGCCAACGATCAGCTCTCCTTTGACATCCACCGGGGCGAAATCTTCGGGCTGCTGGGGCCCAACGGCGCGGGGAAGACGACGCTGGTCATGCAGCTCATGGGGCTCATGCGCCCCACGTCGGGCCACATCCAGATCGAGCACGTGGACGTTGTCCGCCATCCGGACGCGGTGAAGTCGCTGATCGGCTTCCTGCCCCAGGGAGAACTGGCGCTCAACTACCTGGAGGTGGAGCGCGCGCTGCACTACACGGGACGGTTGAGGGGCCAGAGCGAGCACGACGCCCGCGTCCAGACCCGGCAGATCATCGAGCAGCTCGGCCTGGGCAGCTTCCGGAGCCGATACATCAACCACCTCAGCGGCGGCATGGCGCGGTTGGTCGGCTTCGGCATGGCGCTGATGGGCCAGCCCCGGCTGCTCATCCTCGACGAGCCCACCAACGAGCTGGATCCGCACAAGCGGCGCCTCGTCTGGGACACCCTGGATCAGCTCAACCGGGAACAGGGCCTCACCTGTCTGCTCGTCACCCACAACGTGCTGGAGGCCGAGCGGGTCATCCACCGGCTGGCGGTGATGGACCGAGGCCGCATCATCGCGCTCGGCACCCCTCAGGAGATCAAACAGCGGGCGGGCGGCCACGTCCGGCTGGAGCTCCAGCTCAAAGAGGGCCTGCGGCTGGAGGACCGGGAGCTGGAGCAGCTTCGCAGCCACGGCCAGGTCATCGAGGTCCGAGGCGGCCATTACCGGACCTACCTGGAGCCGCAGCAGGCCGCCTCCACCAGCGTCGAACTCATCCAGTCCCTGGGCCTGGAGCGGGTGGAGGACCTCCGGCTCGCCCCTCCCTCGCTGGAGGAGGTGTATCTGGATCTGGACCGCAACGCGGCCCGGGAAGTTCCCACCCTGCCTCCCCCTCCACGCCTCGAGGAGGCGTCCCCCAGCCCCCACCGTCTCCGGCACCACCTCGTGGCGCTCAAGTACCTGTGGATCGCGCACATGCTGGAGGTGCGGCACACCTGGGCATGGAACGCCGTCTTCTCCCTCTTCATGCCGGTGGCGATGGTGTTCGGCCTGTCACGCATCGGCCTGGGCCTGAGCGACCGGACCAGCCTGCTCTACATCGTCAGCGGGGCGGCGGTGTTCTCGGTGGCCACCGAGGGAATCCTCACCTGTGCGCAGCGGGTGGCCATGATGCGCAAAGACGGGCGTCTCATCTATTACGCCTCCCTTCCCATCGGTCAGGCGTCCTTCGTCGCCTCCATCATCCTCTCCCGGGTGTTCATCGTCTTCCCCGGGGTGGTGACCCCCTTGCTCGCCGGCTGGCTGCTGCACGGCATCCGCCTGGAGCTGAGCCCGTGGCTCCTGGTCGTCATCCCCCTCACCGCGCTGTCCTTCTCGGGGGTGGGCATGATGCTGGGCTCCCTCATCCGCGATCTGGACCTGCTGGTGGTGATCACCAACGCGCTCATCTCCGTGCTGCTGCTGGCCGCGCCCGTGTTCATCCCCGAGGAGGCCCTGCCCTCACCCCTGCGGGCGATGGGATTTCTGTTGCCCCCAACCTATGCCGCGGACGCGCTGCGCAGGGCGCTGGATGGCGCCGTGGACGTCCGCTTCGCGGTGGATCTGGCGGTGCTGGCCGCGATGACGCTGGTCAGCTTCGTGGGCCTGTCCCGCTGGATGCGCTGGCGCGTGGACTGATGCCGCGCGAGCAGGGCCGCTGCCAGCCCTGCTCACACCGCCATCACGCCGGGGCCGAGGGCGCGGCTTGCTCGACCCGGAGCAGCGACAGCGCCCTCGCCGCGTCGCCAAGCACCTGTCCGCGCTCGGGCCCGCTGGCGATGACATAGCCCAGCCGGTCCGTCGCGCTCTCGGGCGGGCGCAGCCGGGTCCCCGCCGCCTTGTCCACGGCCACCTGCCGGACGGTGCCCAGCCGGGAGGCCTCGTCCTGGCCCTCCACGCGCGCCAGCACGCCGGGACGCTCCGAGGTGATGAAGCGGATACAGGCCACATCCTGGCGCGTGTGCGTCAGGTCCACGGGCCGCCCCAGCATTTGATCCAGCATCGCCGAGAGCAGATCCACGCCGGTGGACAGCCGCACCAGCTCCGGAATCATCCCTCCCGCCAGCCGGGGGTTGATCTCGATGATGACCGGCCCCGCGGGCGTGAAGCGGATCTCCGTGTGGGCCGGGCCGAAGTCAAAGCCCACCGCCGCGAGCCCCGCGAGCACGGCCTCCTCCAGCGCCCGCCGCCGCTCGGGCGGCAGGTCCGCCGGGAAGTCATGCCCCATCTCCACGAAGTACGGCGGCGCGGAGAGGTACTTCTGGGTCACCCCGAGCACGTGCGTGGTGCCATCGGCCAGCGTCATCGTCTCCACGCTGAACTCCGGCCCCTCCAGGAATGACTCCACGAGCACTTCCCCGTGCAAGGACTGGCCGCGCTCGTTGGCGGCGCGGGAGTGCAGGGAGCGGAAGTGCGCGAGCAGCTCCTCGGGTGTGTCCACCCGCCGCACCCCCGTGCTGCCGCTCTCGGCGGGAGGCTTCACCACACACGGAAAGCGCACCGTCTGGGCGAGCTGCGCCGCCTCGGCCTCGGAGGCGATGACGTGGAACTCAGGCCCGGGCAGCCCCGCCGCGCGCAGCAGGGCCCGCGCCTCGTGCTTGTTGTGGCAAGCCTGGGCCGCGCGAGGCTGGAGGTAGCGCAGGCCGTGCCGCGCCGCGATGGCCGCCACCGTGGGCACATAGAAGGTGGAGAAGGTGAGCAGCGCCGCCACCTTCCCCTCCCGCACCAGCCCATCGACACAGGCCTCCACGGCCGCCGCGTCGTTGGTCTCCACCTTCAACACCTTCAGCCCCGGGGCCTTGTTGCCCACCAGGAAGGGGTACTTCTCTGGCTGGTGGGTGATGAACGTCACCTGCTCGCCCTGGGCCAGCAGCCGCTCCACGGCCAGCCGGCCCGTCCCCGTGGTGTTGCTCTCGACGAAAACGAATTGATTCACCTGCTCACTCCAGCTCCAGCGCGCGGGTCAGATCGCCGCTGCGCATCACGGACGGAGCGTAATACGGAACCGAGCCGTCGTGCGGCACGGCCGCATGGCTCCAGCGCTCGGCCACGTCCACGCCGTAACGGATGGGCACGGGCGCCGCCGCGGCCTCCACGCCGATCAGGTTGTGCTTGGCCAGGTACTCCCGCGAATAAATGGTCTCGCAGTAGCGGTCCCCCCGGTCCGGCATCAGCGCCACCACGTGCTGATCCGGCCCGAACTGCTCCGCCAGCCACGAGGCCACCACGTAGGCCGCTCCGGACGA
Protein-coding sequences here:
- a CDS encoding M20/M25/M40 family metallo-hydrolase — protein: MSSLPSGLAPRAGLSLLLVGAVAVALATHRPPEALGQDAPPDVFSAARARQHLTWLAQSPRPVGSTRLIEVRRELLSLLAAMRVPAEVQTAEVLRLQGSAGTVLAATVHNIVAHLPGTEGRHAVLVSGHYDSVPSGPGAADDGSAVASMLEALRALRTGPPLKQDVIFLFTDAEEAGLLGAEGFRQHPLFSKVVLALNFEARGTRGPSLLFETTGPQGWLIQRFQETAPHPMGNSLAGEVYPYLGADTDLSIFGRAGVAGMNFAFIEGLIHYHTWLDSPEQLADGSLQHHGENLLTLTRALAAGDAPPRESPGRVYFNPVGAWLVSYPRAWALPLSVLLLVLEVLGTVGGARAGRLRLRGLALAVAGTVSGALAAAVLVTLAWNVTQNATGLDAFAQGDSHSPAPFQAGLLALVFVPFALLRRWGRNRIQDEEWGHGARLPWAVLAVVLTVLCPGASYLFAWPLLLALLIPYALRRGGDTPWKVGLVLTLGGVPLLLLITSTLYPLSSALGLSLAGVSLLLASLVLGLLHPALAWLVQGRWNTVAVGASAVGAVFLLSGAVAAGPRADRPWPESLAYWLDRDGKRAFWLAHEDTHGAWAAQFLGEAPPAKRFDEAMPWLETDVLYHEASLLPLPSARTRRVADDREGDVRTLTLQVDSPPGTAVLRFNLPPLEFLEVRVGQTPLPEAVLTAGRAEGVRIDYWQPPREGLPLTLKVRGEAPVRMRSSTISLNIPTLTESQRRPPSLMAAPFGFGFSDVTVITQTEAL
- a CDS encoding ATP-grasp domain-containing protein, whose product is MNQFVFVESNTTGTGRLAVERLLAQGEQVTFITHQPEKYPFLVGNKAPGLKVLKVETNDAAAVEACVDGLVREGKVAALLTFSTFYVPTVAAIAARHGLRYLQPRAAQACHNKHEARALLRAAGLPGPEFHVIASEAEAAQLAQTVRFPCVVKPPAESGSTGVRRVDTPEELLAHFRSLHSRAANERGQSLHGEVLVESFLEGPEFSVETMTLADGTTHVLGVTQKYLSAPPYFVEMGHDFPADLPPERRRALEEAVLAGLAAVGFDFGPAHTEIRFTPAGPVIIEINPRLAGGMIPELVRLSTGVDLLSAMLDQMLGRPVDLTHTRQDVACIRFITSERPGVLARVEGQDEASRLGTVRQVAVDKAAGTRLRPPESATDRLGYVIASGPERGQVLGDAARALSLLRVEQAAPSAPA
- a CDS encoding ABC transporter ATP-binding protein/permease, producing MSIPSGPLPSQGPSLAEAPAPLVHVAASQVPVSVRNLVRTFPGEPPQVANDQLSFDIHRGEIFGLLGPNGAGKTTLVMQLMGLMRPTSGHIQIEHVDVVRHPDAVKSLIGFLPQGELALNYLEVERALHYTGRLRGQSEHDARVQTRQIIEQLGLGSFRSRYINHLSGGMARLVGFGMALMGQPRLLILDEPTNELDPHKRRLVWDTLDQLNREQGLTCLLVTHNVLEAERVIHRLAVMDRGRIIALGTPQEIKQRAGGHVRLELQLKEGLRLEDRELEQLRSHGQVIEVRGGHYRTYLEPQQAASTSVELIQSLGLERVEDLRLAPPSLEEVYLDLDRNAAREVPTLPPPPRLEEASPSPHRLRHHLVALKYLWIAHMLEVRHTWAWNAVFSLFMPVAMVFGLSRIGLGLSDRTSLLYIVSGAAVFSVATEGILTCAQRVAMMRKDGRLIYYASLPIGQASFVASIILSRVFIVFPGVVTPLLAGWLLHGIRLELSPWLLVVIPLTALSFSGVGMMLGSLIRDLDLLVVITNALISVLLLAAPVFIPEEALPSPLRAMGFLLPPTYAADALRRALDGAVDVRFAVDLAVLAAMTLVSFVGLSRWMRWRVD